ATCCCTCTCCTTCAGTTAATGGATCCAAAGTATGTGACATTAATTGCATTATACCATTTCTAAACATAGCACCGGAATGTAATATTGGAATTGATTGCCTTCTTGATGATACTGAACTTTTTCTAACACCAGCAAAACTTCCAGATCTTGTCATATTTGTTAAATCACCATTTTGATATGACTGTCCCTCATATTGTTGATGATCTtctgttttattatttctaattaaTGGGTTTTCAACAACTTTACCTTCTTCAACACTACCAATAATACCATTTCTTTTATCTTCCtcaatttcattttcttcATCATCTATTGGTAATTGTCCAAGTAATTTAACTTTAACCCAACTTTCAACACTTCCATTAAATTTCATAAAAAGTGCATATACAATATAAACAACAAATAGCATACCAGCTTCCCaccataaaattttttcatcaagaaaaaaaactacCAACATAAACAATGATccaatataaaaagtaacatCACGAAATAATGGCCACCATGTTAAATGGAGGACAGTCTTTGAAAATAAAGTACAAAAAGCTAAAACacaaagaatattaaaagtgGCACTACCAACAATAGTACCAATTCCAACATTATTTTGAGCAATAAAAACTCCTATAACTGAGGTAAAAAATTCAGGTGCAGACCCACCAGCAGCCATAAATGTTGCCCCAGCCACATCTTCAGAAATGTCAAATTTTTCTGTTATAACTGATAAGGAGGGTACAAAAAATTCATCACAAACTATTGCCAAAGcaataaacatatatattaatccAACCAAATGAAGGATaactaaaaaagaaaaaagaataataatattgatgatgataatgtttatattttataatataatctttataaatataaagattaatatataagtaaataataattttttttattataataataaaacataacataacaacaaaatattaacacattaataataaattactaataaaagaacaacaaattaaattaatttgaagtacaaaaaagaaagacaattaaaatgttagtataataatataaaaaaaatatatgaaaatagttaaaaaaaaaaacataccaGCTCCTCTTTGGCGTTGTTGAAGAGAAAAGTAATCAGGAGGAAATTGGGAATCATCTTGAATAATAACATCTTTAATTCCCTCTTGACTATTTATATAactaatatttctaaaaaaaaaatgatatttagttagttgtttaaaatatatttataacaatatttttagtatactttatatatatatatactatatatatatgctaTACTTCTTATAAAGACAAGTaatatgatatttatttttataaaaatatattgaaaaacaTACTTTATTTCACATTGTGAcgtaagaaaattaaaaaatccaTTTTTTGTAGATTGTGGGATAGTTAAACTATCCTCAATATTACGTTTATATCTTCTATTTTCTTGATAAAATGCCAAAGATGGTTgtgattttatattaaaaatttccaaaatagttataatagaaaaagatattattaaaagtgagggaaataatattctttttaatttcaaatacCTTTTCATAATAtcatctataaaaaaaaatatatgataataaaaaaaatattgaaatattataaagtaacgtgaataaattatattaaatatttatgataatatataaagttttttaaaattatattcttaacaaagattaatattttattactctATTCactaaattttaacaatatcattcaaatttttttaataaaatattagtaagatatattttatgtatatttagTTTACTCAAGTTTAACagattttatcttttttatttaaataaacaaaaaaaataataaaaacttatattatgataatagtgaagataaaaatataaaaatctaAATTATCAATCAAAGTCAAATGCATTTTTGACTATATACTCACAATcttcaatataattttttttttgcctataaaaaagttttttatccattctgtattttttttttattaaatctcATTGAAGAAcatctactttttttttaaaagaaaaaaaatacttttttaaactcaaaaataaacaaaaatctcaattattttgttcacttaaaatatattaatccATAGATATagaaatatctaaaaaatattcctgTATGGGGATGACGTattattggaaaaaaaagaagaataatgttaaaaaatttttaaagatagcattaaatttacatctatttttaactacattataataattttaaaaagaaaagtaatAATTGAGTAAGTATTCTTATTCAGTCTAGAAGAATAGAATAAGATTAATCTTTTACAACTGTGATTAGTATCATTCTTTCATCAAGATTTGATAATACTATAAGAAAAAGAAGTATTTATCTATATTTGgggtaaaataataaaaaataaataaagatagttagaaatatttaatgtgtttgaaaaaaaaagaatatatatatataaatatatatttttggtaaaacttttttttttgcctttgtttctgtaatattttttaaatacactACAAAGtgtaaaaagtataattttcttagtcatatttttttttaaatagtaataataaataataataataataataggaGTAagacttttaaattttttagctATTGACATATGCCAAAAAATGAATACTAttattcataataataataataaaataagaataaaaagaacttataaaaatgtatttattttaaataaatttaacaaatatctttctaaataaattattttaagtaaCATAGAAGgtagtaaattaaaaaaaaaaattttacaagtacattttataatggattaaataatgatatattaaataggAATCAAAATGAAAAGTAAATTGAAAgtgaagaaataaaataaatattagaCTTTTCTTACAAATACCaaccaaaaaaatatatgaattttatatattctttctattaatattattattcttttataaaataattaatagaatatattaaatgtttttatataccaatacaaaaatcatataaagttatgaatataaaaaaaaaacaatagctttgttaatatatcttttaagaagaaacaaaataataaaataagtaatattaatatttaaagaaatattatatatatgtagaTATCAAATATGTATGcttcaaaaaattaactttttgatttttaaaacaatagatagtttaaaaaaaattcttttaaaatgttacactaaattgttaaaagataaatattaaaaatttaaaatattttaatacaatataagtaataataataacaatttttacaaaattttattttttttttttattcaatagTTGATATAATTagagaaatatttataaaaatccCCTTTAAGTCACTATTtccttttataataatagtagGTGGTTCTTTACTTAATAAaagcttttaaaatattgttaaataaaaagaaaaattattaaaaagaaaataatgtaaaaaaatttttttttttttgttataaaaataatgaataaaattatatttaaagacTATTATTTGAAGATAAGAAGAATGATATATAGATTGTGattaggaaaaaaaatctCCTGCTGTTGTGTTTATCCACAAGTTGTTCAAAGTTCTGTTTATTgtatatttgtattttttttttttcatttacatCATAATTTAAAGTTTGTCAATGacttattttaacattaaatgaagaattatgttaaaaatgatGAAGATAAGGAAGTGTATTttgatcaatttttttttgttaaaaaaaatactagaataaaaaatagtataaaaaaaaaagatattggTCAGAGATGCCTTTAAGAGGAAAAAATATACAtcttctaaaattattttatcatatatacttgaaactataaatttattaacataataaatctaaagatataattttatggcctttctttaaatttaaagtattggtaaaattaaaaaatcataataaatagaaatttttaagtatataaaaattttctttacaaagtttctattttcttaaaaatatttatttaaactctctttaaaataaattatagttatatatttttataaaaagacaCTTTCTTTAACGTAAAGAGgacatataataaatatataatatttattgaagaaaaaaaaaataatatagtaaggtaaagaaaaattgataaaatgatattaagtATGTATAACGTGAACCaaatgaattattataaatatttaaataaaataaaaatgtttaatatttttataagttgCGCAggataacttttattatttaaaagaaacaaattttataaagtttgCCATCAACATATTCCATAACTTTTAGCTTTGAGGAATGTttgttaacaaaaaaaaagcatattttaaaagttattattaaaatgtttttcataaaaaaaattttttttttataagtattaaataaatatatagacataacatttataaaaatgagcGTGATTTGAGGAAAACATATTATATCTGCCAAAATGATATATAGTCTTAacagaaatattataaaagtagttttacttttgaatatatttaaactccttcattgattttaatatttttattataaaaagatataataaatcattCAACCATTCAAGATTGTCCTTTTCTTATCAGTTAAATATTAAGCAAggaatcatttaaaattatggGATTAAGTTTTATCTagtcttttttatttttacatactTACTCATCATAAgagtaataaatatttctctATCCTcaaattctttattttatctattgtTGTTAGTAATTCCATTctaagtttattaaaataatctgAAAtgaatagtatttttttattacctaACATGGGACTtgttgaaaatataaaattaattaaaacaaaaaaatattttattcatttatactattaattttattttacagttgtattttaaactttaattttcaaataatttaattaaaaatccTTTTAAAACAACATAAAAATCagacattaaaaattaaaaagaaaaaatgaaacaattttttttttaaatttattatatccaTAAATATCCAATTGTGAATAATTATCAcactataattaaaaaaaagcaacccatattaaaaaatctaatattaatacattaaatattcatatgtatttacaaaaaaaaaaatttttttttttataattaataataattcatataactataatcataatatatttttttttaagattatatgttttaataattaaagagAAAAGAAAACccaaaatataaagataatatttaaaaaaaaggataaaaaataaaagaaattattacttaaaattgaagaaatgattaaggataaataaaaatacaaggaaaaaataagtttatatgctttaaatgtaattcctttaaaattatattttcctTAATCAACATTGCTAAATCAGGCAAGAGTTAAATAAGAGAcattaaatttctttaaaactCTCCTCAATGAGAAAAAAAGTTGATatagtatatttataaatatggaAGGAGAAGAGGGGGGGGGgagatatataaaaatgtatattttaaaagttaacagtaaaaagaaatagtaaaagataataaattagatttttaaagtttagttatcatttttagaaatgaTGATGTAAATGATTAGGTAAAAttgattaaatttatattgaaaaaagaagTAAAGAAATCTTGAagaaaataagaaaaaaaaaaatttttttctattcaCAAGTTTATATCTTCCtctatataaaaacatatagttaaaaagataaacaaGTAAAATAAGTTGATGAGAAAAATAAAGAtgtcaaaaattataacaaatattcaataaacataccaatatcaataaaaagatctttataataactttttttttatttactaatatttattattgaaagggtattattaaagtaaaaaaaataatatttttgagatcataattatgaaatatttttaaatatatactagaaaaaatttattttttaaatatgcaTATCATAATTAATAACCGCactgttataaaaaataaaaaaaaatttttttttctaattatttaaaaaaaccaaaaattaatttttttttaaaattttttaaaaaacattattaaaagaaaatgaataatttttattaaaatatattatattttattattaaattctaTAAAATAGCAAATGTaccatatttaaatatatgttgAAAGCTTTTAAGATAACAGATTATGGAAAATTTTAAGGATTCTGATAATGAcaaacaatttataaaag
This Strongyloides ratti genome assembly S_ratti_ED321, chromosome : 2 DNA region includes the following protein-coding sequences:
- a CDS encoding Sodium/potassium/calcium exchanger 1 codes for the protein MKRYLKLKRILFPSLLIISFSIITILEIFNIKSQPSLAFYQENRRYKRNIEDSLTIPQSTKNGFFNFLTSQCEIKNISYINSQEGIKDVIIQDDSQFPPDYFSLQQRQRGAVILHLVGLIYMFIALAIVCDEFFVPSLSVITEKFDISEDVAGATFMAAGGSAPEFFTSVIGVFIAQNNVGIGTIVGSATFNILCVLAFCTLFSKTVLHLTWWPLFRDVTFYIGSLFMLVVFFLDEKILWWEAGMLFVVYIVYALFMKFNGSVESWVKVKLLGQLPIDDEENEIEEDKRNGIIGSVEEGKVVENPLIRNNKTEDHQQYEGQSYQNGDLTNMTRSGSFAGVRKSSVSSRRQSIPILHSGAMFRNGIMQLMSHTLDPLTEGEGSENTSMNENIQGKEYHNVGVSNSSDKEFATMKTTIKGNVNNSSQTTTSTVIRRNDSRGLSDRRSTKAEIDALKEILEETEEKPLDMSWPDIWHKQIIYLSLAPILFPLWVTVPDVRKEECKKWFPVTFILSIMWIAFFSYLMVWWANTIGETFVIPTEVIGLTILAAGTSIPDLITSVIVARKGLGDMAVSSSIGSNIFDVCVGLPVPWLLFFAKENLTSQVPAKYVSVSSHGLVCSVGMLFIMLVVLVIAIAISQWKMNKIFGVIMIVSYVAFCIFSVALETGKLVCPLKIC